The stretch of DNA ATTTCCCTTTGCTTGTCCACACGTTGTACCAGTGGTAGGTGTCCCACCTCCGGCAACGCCTTCACCAGCCGGTGCCCGCTTTTAAGCCCTCTGCACCTTCCTGGGAGGTGCTCGAGTGGGTCACTTTCAGCGTTCACAGCGAAAGGGAGATAAACCCCTGAAGCACCGCCTGTAACGGGTAGGGCTGTTGGCCGCCGCTGCCGCTGAGGCGTGGCGGCCGCCGGCTGCTCCTCCCCGGAGGCCCCGAGAGGGGGCAGGCCCGCAGCGGGCGATGCGCCGCCCCCGTGGGGCGACCCCGAGGCCGAAGAAGGATGACGAAAAATTTAAGGGGGGCCAGTGGGGGCAGAAAAGGAGGAGCCATACCACGTGTCAGGCTTATATGTTTCAACGCATATAATGTCGTAATGACTACTGCTACAAGATTTACGTCGGAGTCGAGGCGTGATAAAGCCATGAGCATCCTGTTAGAGGAAGCCGAGCTTTTCTACGAGGCTTCGCTCGACGAGTTAGCAAAGGCGCGCAGCGAGGCAGACGCGCAAAAGCGAAGCGTACTCGTAAGGGACGCCGCGGAGAAGGCCTGGAACGCCAGCGTGAAGGCAGTCGAGGCACTCCTCACAGCCTACGGCTACGACCCCGAGGACATCAAAACCTACAAGATGAAGAGGGACAAGCTGGAGGAGCTCGAGTCCAAGAACCCCCAGGTCAGAGACATGAACCTCAGCGACAGGTTCGCGGCCAGGGAGCAGAAGCTGCACATCCGGTGCCTCTACGACGGCGATTGCACGGCCGAGTGGCTCGAGGAGGAGCTGAAGAAGGTCAAGAGGCTCATCGACGACGTGTACAGCCTGCTCGCCTCCCAAGCCGCGCCTGACTCAACCAACGCCACGCTACCCGAGCCCCAGCACCCCTCGCCACTTAGCACGGGAAAGGTGCCAGAGCCCCGAGGGCTCGGGGCTTAGCCTTTTGCGCGGCTTTAGAGCCAGACTCTCCGGACCAGAGGAACCCTGTCGAAGTCCCTATCCTCGCTGACAACAAGGCCGATGCCGTTGTTCAACGCAACCGCCAGGTGGAGCGCGTCAGAGGGCTCTACGTTGTACTCGGGGAGGAGCCTCGCGGCCTGCCTGTACTCCTCCTCGCCTAGGCTGAGCACGCGCACGTAAGGCAGGACAATAGACTCCACGAAGTCGAGCGTGACGCTATACGGGACGCCGTACTTTGTCCTGGACACATAGATCAGCTCATCGAGGACCAAGACATCAGTGTAAGGACTGTACCTGGACAGAAGGTCTAGGTAGAAGCTCTCGTACTGGGCCCTCGCTCCAGGCTCCGCTACCGTGTTGAGATATATGAGGAGCGGGGAGTCCACAAACACCTTCATTGTTCGAACTCCTCCTCGAGGTAGCTACCAGCCAGCTCGCCCGGCGCCGGCTCCCTCCTGCCAGGAACCCCCTTCAACACTTCCCAGTGCCTCCTCAGGACTCTCCTCAGCTCCTCGACGTCCACCTTCTTGCGGACCGGCTTCAGCACGATCCCCTCGCCGACCTCCACGATGACCTCGTCCCCCTCCTCTATTCCCACCGCCTCGCGGACGGCTTTAGGCAGTATCACGTAGCCTTTCCTCCCGACCTTCAGTCTGAGAGTCAAACCCAGCTCACCTGCAGTAAAACTCGCTTTGACAATTATATCTTTTTCCATCAACCAGCCCGCGTACACTGGAAGGTGCGGGAACAGCTAGCACACGTTA from Infirmifilum sp. NZ encodes:
- a CDS encoding type II toxin-antitoxin system VapC family toxin, which gives rise to MKVFVDSPLLIYLNTVAEPGARAQYESFYLDLLSRYSPYTDVLVLDELIYVSRTKYGVPYSVTLDFVESIVLPYVRVLSLGEEEYRQAARLLPEYNVEPSDALHLAVALNNGIGLVVSEDRDFDRVPLVRRVWL
- a CDS encoding AbrB/MazE/SpoVT family DNA-binding domain-containing protein, which codes for MTLRLKVGRKGYVILPKAVREAVGIEEGDEVIVEVGEGIVLKPVRKKVDVEELRRVLRRHWEVLKGVPGRREPAPGELAGSYLEEEFEQ